A genomic segment from Streptomyces sp. NBC_00654 encodes:
- a CDS encoding tautomerase family protein: protein MPLIRLTAPTGSLTEEGRAAIRQDLAAAVLRWEGFPDTAFFRGLSWSYLTELPEGVQGTAGDDAPRFLAEVTVPQGTPPVLDKSGLIEDVTRAVLKAAGLSRNDASRVWVLVHEQPEGSWGAGGSVVHHADLAALAEAQRSVS, encoded by the coding sequence GTGCCATTGATCCGACTGACCGCACCGACCGGCTCCCTGACCGAGGAAGGACGTGCGGCCATCCGGCAGGACCTCGCCGCAGCCGTACTGCGCTGGGAGGGCTTCCCCGACACAGCCTTCTTCCGTGGCCTGTCCTGGAGCTACCTGACCGAACTGCCCGAGGGTGTCCAGGGGACCGCCGGTGATGACGCTCCTCGGTTCCTCGCGGAGGTCACCGTGCCGCAGGGGACTCCGCCCGTCCTCGACAAGTCCGGACTGATCGAGGACGTGACGCGGGCCGTGCTGAAGGCCGCCGGTCTGTCCCGGAACGATGCCTCACGGGTGTGGGTGCTGGTGCACGAACAGCCCGAAGGCTCCTGGGGTGCCGGAGGTTCCGTCGTCCACCACGCCGACCTGGCCGCGCTCGCGGAGGCGCAGCGGTCGGTCTCGTAA
- a CDS encoding AAA family ATPase produces the protein MSSGPRAIPAGLVVLVGPPAAGKTAFVREVVAQGSLDPEAVVSSDDIRAEFFGAEAADALILEGARRNLITDHCLPRCRRARARWGGHGGEGAGRGLEGLRDRPLRLRERGQVGVVDDGTSGTPGAFGLFVHQHPHP, from the coding sequence ATGAGCTCCGGGCCGAGGGCGATCCCCGCAGGACTCGTCGTACTCGTCGGACCGCCGGCCGCGGGCAAGACCGCCTTCGTCCGTGAGGTGGTCGCTCAGGGGAGCCTCGACCCGGAAGCCGTTGTCTCCAGTGACGACATCCGGGCGGAGTTCTTCGGGGCCGAGGCGGCGGACGCCCTCATCCTTGAGGGCGCCAGGAGGAACCTCATCACTGACCACTGTTTGCCGCGCTGCCGGCGCGCAAGGGCACGGTGGGGAGGGCACGGTGGGGAGGGCGCCGGCCGGGGCCTTGAGGGTTTACGAGACCGACCGCTGCGCCTCCGCGAGCGCGGCCAGGTCGGCGTGGTGGACGACGGAACCTCCGGCACCCCAGGAGCCTTCGGGCTGTTCGTGCACCAGCACCCACACCCGTGA